The following is a genomic window from Sulfitobacter pontiacus.
GATCCCCGGTAGCGCGGACAGCGCATCGGCGCGCAGCCCCTGTTCCACCTCGTTGCCGGCGTCAAAGGGGACAAACAGCGCCCGCACCCCGCTTTGCAGCACATCCAGCGCGGTATTGTAGCCGCACAAAGAGACAGAGGCGGCGGCGTGATACAGCATCTGGCGGAATTCGGGGCGCGCCGGTTCGATCACCACATTCGCTGGGGCATCCTGCATCAGCGCGGCGCTGCGTGTGGCTGCATCCTGCCCCCCCAGCAGCAAGCGCCAGACCCGCCCCGCATCGCGCGCGGCCGCGGCGCGGCAGGTGTCGAACACATGCGCGCCCACATCGCCGCCCCCTGCGCTGACGATAATCTCGCCCGCGCCAAGCCGGTCGGGATGGGGGCTGGCGGGGGGCGGTGCGACGAAACCGGTATAGCGCAGCTTGCCCTGCATCGCGTCCGACACCGGCCAGCTGAGCGAGAGCGGCGTCACGGCCTCGTCCGCATGGACCAGCACCGCATCGTAATACTGCGCAACCAGATCATCGGCCAGCTGCGCCTTGGCGGGTTTGGATGGCGGCGCGAGGATATCGCGCACCGATGCGCAGATCAGTGGGCGCGCGGGCAGGGCATCTGCGGCGTCAAGCAGGGCCAGGAACTCTGCCTTGAGGGTCCGGCGCCCAAAGGGGAACAGTTCGGTGATCAGCAGATCGGGGGTGCGGGTCTGGATGTGGGCGATCAACATCTCGCGTCGCGCTGCCTTCAACGCTTCAGAGGCGACCGCACCATGTTCATCCAGCAGCCGTGCGAAATCCACACCGTCAGAGCGCAGCGGGGGCAGTTGCACCACGTCAACGCCCTCGCTGTTCAACTGCGGTGCGGGCATCCCGCCCGAGACGACCTGCACATCATGCCCCGCCGCCCCATAGGCGCGGCCAAGGGTCAAGGCGCGGGCCAGATGGCCGGTGCCCAGCAGATGTGTGACGACGATGCTGACCTTCATAAGCGCGGCTCCAGTCGGATGGGATCAGGCTGGGCGGCCCAGCCCGTGGGTGAAATATCCAGTAGATATAAGCGGTTGCGCTTGATCTGAAAGGGGGCGGGGCCAGCGAAATCCCAGCCGGTCGCATGGGCCAGCAAAACACGCATCACGCCGATATGGCAGACGGCGACAGTGTCGCGCGTCAAGCCGTTGGCCCAAGGGATCAGCCGTTCGCGCAGGCTGTCGGGGCTTTCGCCGCCGGGTGGGGTGTAGCCCCAGCCCCAATCCTCGATATCGCGGAACCCGCTGGCGGGGTCTGCCTTAAGGTCCACGCCGTGCAGCCCTTCCCACTTGCCCCAGTCCATCTCCATCAGCGCGGGCGCGGTTTTCGGCGCGCGGTCTGCGACCAGTCGGGCGGTTTCAGCGGCGCGAGACAGGGGGCTCGACACAAGATCGGCACGGTCCCAAGGTGCCGGCAATGCCAGCGCCGCCAGACCGGCGCGGGCGTCATCATCCAGCGGGATATCCGTGCGCCCCTGAATGCGGCCCGCACGGTTCCAGCCTGTATGCCCGTGGCGAAGCAGGGCAAGCCGGATCATGGGCGCACCCCGCAGCTTTCCAACCCCGCCAGCAAGGTCGCGGTGGCAGTGGGAAGCAGATGATGTTGCGCAACAAAATCGCGGGCGGCTTGGGCGCGTGTTTGGCGTAGGGTGGTATCCGCCAGCAGCGCTGTGATCTGTGCGGCAAGCGGGGCAGTGCCGCTTTCCGGCGCGGGATAGGGGCCGGGGGCCAGCACATCGCGCACGCCGGGGCGGTCTTGGGCCACGACGGGCAGGCCCGCGGCCTGCGCCTCCAGATAGGCGAGGCCAAAGGCTTCGTTCACCCCGGGCCAGAACAGCAGCGCTGCATGACGATAGGCGGCGGCCATGGTGGTCGCATCAAGCTCCCCAAGAAACCGAACCGCGTCGCCAAAGGGGGCCAGCATCGTCTCTATCTCGGTGCGGGCGGGGCCGTCACCCGCGATATCCAACCGCCAGCTGTCTGCTGGCAGCAGCGACAGCGTCTCCGCGATGATCTGATACGAGGCGCGTTTGTCGCCGTCGCGCAGCATACCGACAGCCAGCATCGGGCCATCCAGCGCGGACGGCAGAGGCAAAGCGTCCTGTGCGAGATACGGCGGCAGATGCACCAGCCGCTGCCCCGCGGTCTGATCGCGGCGCAGTGTCTCGGCATCTCGGTGCGTGAGGTAAAAGATCACATCCGCCGCGTCGCTTGCGGCTTCGGCAGCTTGGGCGAAACCGGCCCACGGACCTGTCAGCCGTTTGCGCGCGCGGCTGGATTCGACCAGCAGATAGGGGATGCCAAGGGCGCGGGCGACGGCGGGGCCGATCAGGTCGGGGGCCTTGTAATAGTTGTGATAGGTGATCCACGCCTGCCAGCCTTCGGTACGACCGCGGGCGGTGGCTTGGGGCACTTCGGCCTCGGCAGCATTGAACAGCAGGGTCTGCGCCGCGCTGTCGCCCGCCCCGTCGCGGCTGCGCAGGGTGCTGGCGACTGTGACGGTCGCGCCCCCCCGTTGCAGGGCAGTCATCAACCCACGCGCCATCGCCCGATCCCCCGAGGGTACCGGATGATCAGGCGACTTTAACGGAGCGTAGAACGCAAGCCGCATCAGCCGCCCTGTGCCAGCATCGCCGTCAGCCGCTTGTGGAGCTGGCGAATGCCGGGGGCCATGGTGAATTCTGCATGCAGCCGGTCGTGGGCGGCCTCGGCCAGCCGAGGGCCAAGCGATGGATCCTCCGCAAAACGCTGCATCGCCTCGGCAAGGGCGGCGGGGGCATCGTCGCTTAACACGCCGGTGGTGCCGCTGGTGATGAACTCGGGGATGGCGGATACGGGCGTGCTGAGCAGCGGAAGCTTCTGGCTTGCCGCTTCCATCAGCACATTGGGCAGCCCGTCACGGTCACCGTCCTTGGCAATGCGCGAAGGCAGCACGAACAGATCGGCGGCGCGCATGGCGGCGATCACCTCTGGTTGGTCGCAGGCCCCGCGCCAAGTGATCCGGTCGTTGATCCCGTGCGTTTCAGCGCGTGCTTTCATCGGTTCCGACAGGTCCCCGCCGCCGATATGGGTCCAGTGCCAGTCAAACTCATTCGGCAGCAGCGCCAGCGCGTCGATCAGGTTGTCAAAGCCCTTCTTCTCGACCATGCGCCCGACAGACATCATCTGGAACGGATCGCTTTTGGCGCGTTGGACCCGGGTTGGCGGTTCGGGGAAACGCGCCAGATCCAGCCCGTGATAGACCAGATCGATCCGGTCCGGGGCGGAGGTTAGACTGCGCAGATGTTGCGCGTTAAAGTCCGTGCAGGTGGCACCAAAGGCGGCTCCGTGGCTGGCGGGGTTCAGCTTTTCGCGCAACTCCCATTCGGGCGAGGTCCAGATGTCCTTGGCGTGGGCAGAAAAGCTCCACGGCAGGCCCCGCAGGATCGCGGCATAGCGCGCGACCGAGGACGGGGTGTGCAGGAAATGCGCATAGATGCCGCGGGTCTCGGCGGGAAGCTCATGTGCCATGACGCAGGCCTGCCCAAAGCGGCGGCGGCGGTTGGGGGTGTCATCGCGCACGAGGTCTTGTTGGAAAACCTCCCATGCCGCGTCGTAACCGGGCATGGCTTTCGCGGCCTCTTGTGCTGCGGCCACACGTTCGGGATCGTCGCGCAGGTATTCCGGCAAATAGCGCACGCGGGCTTGCAGCCGGTCGTGCAACGGGTGGGTTTTCGTATCGGTCGGGTGGCGCAGCGACCAGATGTCGAACCGCAGACCGGCTTCTTCAAGGGCGACAAGTTCTTGTGCGATGAAGGTCTCGGACAGGCGCGGCCAGCCTTTGACTACAATGGCGAGGGGGGCGGGGGTGTCGGTCATGCGCCACCGCCCATCAGGGCGCGGCCCCGTTCAACCACCACGTCAAGCCCGTCGAGCAGCCCGTCGGCACCGGCTTGCGAGGGTTTGTTCTGATGCGGCAGGTTGCGGATTGCGGCGATCATCGCCTGCGGCGTCATGCCATCACGGGTTTCTTCCAGCATACGGACAAGCCCCAGCTCTTCGGCGCGGCTGGCACGGATCCATTGTTCCAACCGGGGCACGGTGCGCGGCACGATGACGGCGCGTTTGTCAAAAGAAAGCACCTCGCAGAAGGTGTTGTAGCCGCCCATGCAAACCACGCCCTCAGCCCCGACATAAAGCTGTTCGATCCGGCTATCAAAGCCAAGCGCGGTCACCCGCCCGCCCAGCTTGGCCACCCGCGCGTCAAAGGCGTCGCGGACGTCGCCGGACAGGAAGGGGCCGTAGATCAACTTGGCTTTTGGCGTCAGGTCGGGGTCTTGCTCGTAGGCGTCCAGCACCAGCGACACCATCGCGGCACCGTCCCCGCCGCCGCCGGGGGTAATCAGCACATAGGGCTCTTCGGCGGGGGGTGTTTCGTCCGGGGCCTCGCGGCGCAGGTAGCCGGTCCAATGCATCCGGTCGTGGGCCGCCTGCGACAGGGGCAGCCCCTTGGTCGGGTCATACACATCTCGCATGCCGTAGACCCAAATCTCGTCATAGTATTTCTCGGTCGCCTCAACCGCGCCCTTGCGTTCCCATTCGGCGGCCAGCACCTCGGGTTCGTCCAGCACGTCGCGCAGGCCCAGCACGACTTTGGTGGTGCCATTCTCGCGCAGCCAGTCAAGGCTGGGCAGCAGTTCCCCGCGAAAGCCCGTCGGCTCTTTATCCACGATCAGCAGATCGGGGGTGTATTCCTCGATCGCGGTGCGGATCAGACCGGCCCGCAGGGAGGTGACCTCGTCGATATCAAGGCCAAGCGTTTGCGCCACATAGCTGCCGTCGGCCAGCTTCGTCACGCCGGGTAGGCGGATGTGGTCGACGCCTTTGGGAAAGGTGAAACGCCCCGCGACGGGGGATCCGGTCAGGATGATGGCGGAGGCATCTTCGTCGCCGTCCATCAAGGCGGCAGCCAGTGCGCGCGACCGCCGTAAGTGGCCCAATCCAAAGGTGTCGTGGCTATAGAAAAGCACCCGCCGCGCTGGTTTGCCATTGCGGGCGTTGTTCGAGACCGTTTGGCGCATGGGCCGATCCTAACTTAGTCAAATATCCTTGGCCGCACCTATCAGTCTGGCGGCTAGAAAGCGTTTATTGTCGAAGGCAGGTGAACCCGTCCCGCCCGATGCACCCAGAAACCGAATACACTCACATCACCTTGGTCTGCCGGTCGAACAGGCCAGTGGAAATACCTTAGGCATCTATGGCGAACATGTCATGCATTTCAGCACCTTCCGCCGTCGCCGCCCCTGAATGGGCTGCGAAAACCGGCGTTTGAGGGGGCCAAGCCCGTGGGAAGATGCGGCGCGTGTCATATTCGGCGTCCTTCGCGGTTCATCGTCAGGGGGAGTAGGTGGGGCCGGGGGGTTAAGATTGCAATGGCACGGGGGGTGGCTTAGCGTTCTGGGACTGCGCCCCAAGGCCATGAGCGAGGACATATGCGGCATTTCATCTTCACCCTTCTTTTGTCGCTGTGGGTCTTGCCCTTTGCCAACGCCGCGACGGCGCAAGGGGTTCTGTCTCTTTTGCCAACAGCCCAGGAAACTGACGTCAACGATGCAGAAGGCGAGGCCGCACGCCTGCAAGAGGTCATCAGACAAGCCGCCGAAAGCGGGGTCAGTGTGGTGGTCGTCGATAGCGCGGGCCAATTGTTGAACCAGCCCGCAGCAGCCCAGCCGGCCGAGGGCGACCAGCAAGAGGCGGCGCTGGCCAAGGAAAGCTCACCGCTGATGCACCTGCAGGAACGGGGCAACCAGTTCCGCACTGCCTTGATCGAACGCATCGTGCAGTTGCCCGACGCGATCAACGAGGTGATCTATATTCTGCGCGCCGCCAGCCCGGACGGCACGCTATGGGCCTTTGGTGAGACGCTGCTGGTGGCGCTCGCGCTGTTTGCCGTCGGGGCCGTGGTCGAGGTAGAGCTGTTCGGCAAGCGAATGGCACGCGGCTTCGTCACCGCCAAAGTGCAGGCGAAGCCCGTCGGCTATACCGAAAAGATGCCGTTTCTGGTGTTTCGGTTTTTCATGGGGATCATCGGCGTTCTGGTGTCGATGGTGGTGGCCTATATTCTGGGCACGCTGCTGTTTGGACCGCTTGAAGACACGGCGATCCAGTTCACTGTCACGCTGATCAACATCGGCTATTTCGTCTGTCGCGTGGCCGCGGGCCTGTGGCGGATGATCCTGTCACCCTTCCTGTCGCAATACCGCATCCCTGTGTTCAGCGACCGCGACGCCAAACGGCTGCACCGCTGGCTGTGGATGATGGCAAGCCTTGATACCGTCGCGATCCTGTTCGGTATCTGGATCGCTGAACTGGGGCTGAACTATGATGTCTATGCTTTCATCGCCTCCCTGATGTCGGCGGCGATCGTCGTGGCGAATATTCTGATGATCTGGGTCAACCGCCGCCCCATTTCAAACGCGCTGCGGCAGGGCAAGCCCGCGTCGGAATGCAGCGCCGTGGGGCGTTTTATGTCGCGGGCCTGGGCACCGCTGGTGGTGGCCTACGCGAGTTTTGCCTGGTTCGAACTGACCTATGATCTTGTGCTCGAGAACCCAAGCTCCGTGCCTCTGATCGCGGGGGCCTATGGTATTCTGGTGTCGATCATAGTGGTCTACGGCGTAATCAACTATGCTATTGAACGCGGCTTTGCCCGCGCGCGCATGATGCGCCGCCTGAACGAGCTGCGCCGCGAGAAGCGCGCTGATGCCGCCCTGGACGAGGATGCGCCCGAGGCCGCCGACGCTGCGCAAACGGATGATACCATGTCGCTGGACGAGGCTGACCGACAGGCGGCAATGGTGCCACGCCAAAGTCTCACCAGCTTTGAAGGTCTGGCGCGGCGCGTGGCCGGTATCCTCGCCTTTGTTACGGGGGCCTATGCGTTCTTCTATATCTGGGACACAGAGGCAACGTTGATGGTCGAAAGCCACGCGGACAAGCTGCTGGACGTGATGGTGATCCTGTTTATCGGCTACGTCGTCTATCACGCCTTCCGCATCTGGATCGACAGCAAGATCGAGGCCGAAACCGCCGACCAGCCCGAGGCGGAACTGGGCGACGAAGGCAGCGGCGCGTCCTCTGCCAGCCGATTGGCAACGCTGCTGCCGCTGTTTCGCAACTTTGTCCTGATCGTTCTGATCGTGACCATCGCCCTCATCGTGTTGATGGAATTCGGGATCAATGTCGGCCCGCTGTTCGCCGGTGCGGGGATCGTCGGTGTTGCTGTCGGCTTTGGCAGCCAGGCACTGGTGCGCGATATCTTTGCCGGCGCGTTCTTTCTGTTCGACGATGCCTTCCGCAAGGGGGAATACCTTGATGTGGGCGGCGTGAAGGGCACGGTCGAGAAAATCTCGGTCCGGTCGTTCCAGCTGCGCCACCATTTGGGCGCGCTGCACACCATCCCCTTTGGCGAGCTGCAGGTGATGACCAACTACAGCCGCGACTGGGTGATCATGAAGCTGCCGTTGCGGGTGACCTATGACACCGATGTCGAACGCGTTCGCAAGTTGATCAAAAAGCTCGGCATCGCGCTGCTGGATGATCCGGTGATCGGCGATAACTTTATCCAGCCGCTGAAATCGCAGGGCGTGATTGAAATGCAGGATTCCGCTATGATCATCCGGGTCAAGTTCATGACCAAACCGGGGGATCAATGGCTGGTGCGCAAGAAGGTCTATGAGGAAATCCGAGCCTTGTTTGAGCGCGAAGGAATCCGTTTTGCCCATCGGGAGGTCACTGTGCGTCTGGCCGACGGTAAGGTCAAAGACCTGAGCGACGAGGAACGCGACGCGGTGACCGCAGCGGCGCAGGCATCGCTGGAAGAAGAGGCACAAACCGGCCCGGAACTGGGCGGCGACGACCGATAGCCGCGTCTCGCGCAGTTGTGACATTGAAACGACGGCGGCGGGCGCTAGCATCATCCTCACCTGCAACAGGAGAATTCCCATGAAACAGTCCAGACGCCAATTCCTGACGACCACCGCCGCCACTGCCGGGGTTGTGACGCTACTGCCTTATGCCGCGCAAGCCGCGGCTCACGGCGGAAATATGTTCCCCATGACCGGCGGCGAGGTCAAAGTGCACCCCATCGACCACGCGTCCTTTGTGATGGAGACGCCAGCCGGCGTGATCTACTGCGATCCCGTGGGCGAGGTCGCCAACTACAGCGATTTTGCCACCCCCGATCTGATCCTGATCACCCACGAGCACGGCGATCACTATAACGCCGAAACACTGGCCGGTGTGGTGGGCGAAAACACGCAGATCCTTACCAATCCTGCGGTCTATGACATGCTGCCCGAGGCACTGAAGGCCAAGGCGAATGCACTGGCCAATGGCGAGCAGGCGATGTTCAACGAGGTCTCGATCGAGGCGATCCCCGCCTATAACACCACCGAAGAACGCAAGCAGTTCCACCCGCAGGGGCGTGACAACGGCTATATCGTGAACCTCAGCGATTTCCGCGTGTATATCTCGGGCGATACCGAAGCGACGCCGGAGATGCTGGCGCTAGAGAATATCGATCTGGCGTTTGTCTGTATGAACCTGCCGTTTACCATGGACGCGACCTCGGCCGCGGCTGCGGTGTCGACGTTCAAACCCTCTTTCGTCTACCCCTACCATTACCGTGGGCGCGACGACGGCACGCAAGACCCCGCCGCCTTTGCCGCCATGGTCGGCGAGGGGATCGAAGTCAAAATGGGCGACTGGTACTAACCCGGCGCAGCGGGGGGCCAGCCCCCCGCACCCCCCGGGATTTAGACCATTTGGAACTGAAGGCCCCAGTGGGTCAGGATTTATACGGATCAAGACTTGCGCGCAGACCATCGCCCAAAAAGTTGAACGCCAGCACCACGACGATGATCGGCAGCATGGGAATGGCGGTCCACCAGTAGATTTCGATGCTCGCCAGATTTTGCGCGTCATTCAGCATGACGCCCCAGCTGACGGCGGGTGCGCGTAGGCCCAACCCGAGGAAGCTCAGCGCGGTTTCCCCAAGGATCATCGCCGGGATCGACAGGGTCGCGCTGGCGATCAGATGCGACATGAAATTCGGCAAGAGGTGTTTGCGGATCACCCGTGCGGGCGACGCGCCCATCATCTCGGCCGCTTTGACGTATTCCTCTTCACGCAGGCTCAGGAATTTTGACCGTACCGCCCGCGCCAGCCCGGGCCAGTCCAGAATCCCGAGGATGATCGAGATGATAAAGAACACCGACACGGGCCCCCAGTTCGACGGCACCGCCGCCGAAAGCGCGAGCCAGAGCGGGAGTTCGGGCAAGGACCGCAAAATCTCGATCGCGCGGTTGACCAGCCAGTCGGTCTTGCCGCCGAAGTAACCGGCCAAAGATCCAAAGAAGATCCCCAGCACAAAGCTGACCGTGATGCCGATCAACCCCACCGTCAAGGACAGCTGCGCGCCATAGAGGATGCGGCTGAACACATCGCGCCCCAACCGATCCGATCCCCAGAGAAACACCGTCGCCCCGTCAGGCGCGCAGAACAGGTGGGTGTCGCTGGGGATGAGCGCAAAGAGGTGGTAGGTTTCACCCTTACAAAAATACTCAATCTTGCGCGGGTTGCTGGTATCGGTGTCGTATTCCCAGCGGAAATTCACCAGATCCGCAGTGCCCGTCGTCTCGTAGACAAAGGGGCCGATGAAACTGCCCTCGTGCCAAAGGTTGATGCTTTGGGGGGGCGCGTAGATGTGTTCGGCATTGCGCTCGTTTGGTGTGTAGGGCGCGATGAACCCCGCCACTGGCAGGATCAGATAGCAGAAGGCCAGAAACAGCCCGGATACCAGCGCCAGCTTGTGCCGCCGGAACTTGCGCCACATGAGCCGCGCGACAGAGGCGTCCATCTCGGCCCGCTCAGGCGCGGAAAGATCGGCGTCGTCGGTCCAGGGGGTGGTGTCGACAAAGCGGTTGTCCGGCTGGATGCTCATGAGCTGCGTGCCCCGTAACGGATGCGCGGATCAAGCAGGACCAGCAGCATGTCAGAGATCATCGTGCCGATCAGCGTCAGCAGGGCCACGAACATCAGGATGAACGCCGCGAGGAACTGGTCTTGGGACTTCAGTGCCACCAGCAGATAGGGCCCGATGGTTTGCAGGCCCAGCACCACCGATACCAGCACAGAGCCCGAGACCATCGCAGGCAGCAGGTTCCCGATATCCGCGACAAAGGGGTTAAAGGCCACGCGCAGCGGATATTTCGACAGCAGCCGCGCGGGGCCCATACCCTTGGCCTTGGCGGTCTCCACATAGGGTTTATCAAGCTCGTCGAGCATATTCGCCCGCAACCGCTGCATCATCGCGGCGGCACCGGCGGTGCCGATCACGAAGGTCGGAACGATCAGGTGCAGCAGGACCGAGCGTACTTTCTCCCAAGACATGGGCTGGCCCTCAAGCTCGGGGGCCATAAGCCCGCCAATCGGCAGGTCAAAGTATTTATGGCCATAGTAAAACAGGATCAGGGCCAGCAGGAAGTTCGGTGTCGCGAGCCCGAGATAGCCCAGAAAGCCGGCGGTATAATCGACCCAAGTCTCGGATTTGGCGGCGGCAAGCACCCCTAGCGGCAGGGCGATAAGATAAACGAATAATACGGCGGCGAGATTGACCAGCACCGTCATCCATAGCGCATCGCCGACGATTTCGCCCACGGGGCGGTCAAACTCGAACGACCAGCCGAAATTGCCTTGGATCAAGCCGGCAAACCCCTGCGGCCCCGGCACCATGCCGACCCAGATCAGGTATTGCTTCCAGATCGGTTCATCCAGCGCGTATTCGTGGCGCAGAAACTCGGCCTTGGCGACGCCTTCGGCCTGACCCGTGGCGCGCAACTCGGCGATCTGGTTCGACAGATAGTCGCCGGGGGGCAGGTTGATGATGACGAAGACCAGAAGCGAGACCACCCAGAGGGTCAGCAGCATGGTGATGAAACGCCACACGGCGTATCGGAGGAAGATCATCGGCTTACCTGCACATGGGGGTTTTGGAAGTAGAATTCGTCGATGCGGTGAATGCCGAAATGCGCGCCGGGATCAAAGGCCCAGATTCCATGCTCCGGTACATTCATCAGATCGTTTGAGACGACGACGGGTTGCGGGGCCTCGGCCAGCACGCCGATGGCGAATTGCTGTTCGGCGTGGATGGCGAGCATCCGCTTCCAGATGTCTTCGCGCACCTGTGGGTCGTCGGTGTGGTTCCAGTCATTCGCCAGCAGCATCAGCCGTTTCGCGGGCTGCATATCGGGGGGCGACCCGGCCTGTCCGACTGTTTGGTAGTATTGTCCCCACATCGGCCAGGCAAAGAATTCCTGATTGGTGGGCGCCAGATAGGAAGGAGAGGTCGACGGCCCCGGAAGCCCGTTGTCCCAGCCGAACCAGACCGAGGCCATGGTCCGCCCCGCATAGATCCGGTTGCGCAGGATATCGCGGTCCAGCGGGCGCATGATCAGGCGGATGCCCAGATCACGCCATGTGTCCGCGATGATCGCCAGCGCGTTTTCTTCCTCGCTGCGTTCGCCAGCGGTTTCGATCACGAATTCCATCGGGCGGCCATCGGGAAGCTTGCGGAGCCCTGCGGGGGTGCGGTCTGTCAGACCCATATCATCCAGCAGCGCGTTGGCGTGGGCGAGGTTCATCATGGACCACGCATGTGTGTTGTCGTCGTTGTAAAGCGCGCTTTGCGACAGGGCGGACATGCCGCCTTCGCTGGCGAGGCCGAAATAGAGCGCGCGGTTGATCATGCGTCGATCGATGCCGAGGCTCAGGGCGCGGCGAAAACGCACGTCGCGCATGACCTCGCGCCACACGGGGTCGGCGAAGTTCAGGTTGGGATAGATGGCGATCTGGCTGGCGGCGCCGTTGGCCCAAAGCAGGGTGCGGTATTTTCCGCCGTCCGCCTCGCCTTTCTTGAGGATCGCGACATCTGGGAAATCGAGCCCGCGCGCCTGCAGGTCGACCTCGCCAGCGTTGGCCTTGGCCGCGATCAGCCCACCGCCGACCACGGTCATCTGTACCACATCGATATAGGGCAGCTGCACGCCCCGGCTGTCGATACGGTGGAAATAGGGGTTACGCACAAAGAGCTTGCGCGAGCTGTCCTTGTCCGAGGTGTTGATCCACGGCTGCAGGGTCGGCAGCGCGGGGTTGTCGAACTTGTACATATTGTCGCGCTTGTTGTGCAGCGCGGCCCAGCTTTTGACCCGCGCGGCTTTGACCTTTTCGACCAGCGCATCGGGATCGGCGAACTTCTTATGGAACTGCGACAGGTAGTGGGCGGGGCGATAGATGAACGGTGGGCTTGCTTGCGCCAACAGCGGCAGAAAATTCGGATTGGGGATCTGCCATTCGAAGACGACCGTATGTTCATCGGGGAAGGTGACCTTTCCCATGCGGTTGTCCACGATCATGAAGTCCGGCGGCCCGCTGGGGGTGATGTCCGGGTCGTTGGCAACATTTTCCCACCAATAGCGGAAGTCATCCGAGGTAAAGGGCATGCCGTCCGACCAGCGGTGACCGGGGCGCAGGTGAAGCGTGAATTTGCGCCCTTCTTCCACGTCCACCGCCGCGAGGATATCGGGGGCAAGCGTGTAGTCAGGCTGATACCCCACCAGCCGCGCATAGCCGTAAACCACCATTTGCCGCACGTCCTTGGTGCGCGAGATCAACGTGCGTAGCGTCCCGCCCTGACGCCCGAAGCTGCGGCCCTTGGCTTCGAGATCGACGATCAGCGGCTCTGACGGGATGCGGTCCTGCACGTGGGGCAGGCTGCCGGCGTTGACCTCTTGTGCCCAAAAGCTGCTTTCTTGCAGCACGGGGCCGTCGCTATGCGCGGCAAGGGGCGCAAAGGCGAGGGTCGCGGCGAGGGCAAGGAAGAACTTACGCATGACAACGTACCTTATGGCCGGGCTCAAGCTCGCGCAGGGCGGGGGCGTGATGGCCTTCAAAGCGGAACTGTTCGGGCCAGAGCATAGGAGAGCCCGCGCCCTTGGCGACCAGATCAAGATCGATGGGCCGGCTGATGTCGGGTTCGGGCTGTGCCGCGATCAAGGCGCGGGTGTAGGGGTGTTGCGGATTGTAGAACAACGTGTCGGGCGGGGCCTGTTCGACGATCACGCCAGCGCGCATGACCGCGACCTCGTCCGCGATGCGGGCAACGACCGCCAGATCGTGGCTAATGAACAGATAGCTCAGGTTGGCGCGGTCGCGGATGTCTTCGAGCAGGGTTAGAATTTGCTCTTGGACCGAGACATCCAGCGCCGAGGTGGGTTCGTCGCAGATCAGCAGCTTCGGGTCGAGCGTCAGCGCGCGGGCAATGGACAGCCGTTGGCGCTGGCCGCCTGAAAACGCATGCGGGAAACGGCCAAGCATATCAGGGTTCAATCCGACCCACCGCAGCATTTCGGCTGCCTTTTCACGGCGGTCGCGGGCGGTGCCGATGTTGTGCACCTCCATCGGTTCGGTCAGGGCTTGCTGCACGCGCATCCGCGGGCTGAGCGAGGAATACGGGTCCTGAAACACCATCTGCGCTTGCCGTTGAAATGCGGTGCGTTCACTGGGCGACAGATCATGCACGGCCAGCGGTGCGGCGGCGGGGTCGGGGCGAAACAGCACTTTGCCGCCGGCATCGGGACGTTCGGCCCCCATGGCGATACGGGCGCAGGTGGTCTTGCCCGATCCGCTTTCGCCGACAATCGCCAGTG
Proteins encoded in this region:
- a CDS encoding mechanosensitive ion channel family protein, giving the protein MRHFIFTLLLSLWVLPFANAATAQGVLSLLPTAQETDVNDAEGEAARLQEVIRQAAESGVSVVVVDSAGQLLNQPAAAQPAEGDQQEAALAKESSPLMHLQERGNQFRTALIERIVQLPDAINEVIYILRAASPDGTLWAFGETLLVALALFAVGAVVEVELFGKRMARGFVTAKVQAKPVGYTEKMPFLVFRFFMGIIGVLVSMVVAYILGTLLFGPLEDTAIQFTVTLINIGYFVCRVAAGLWRMILSPFLSQYRIPVFSDRDAKRLHRWLWMMASLDTVAILFGIWIAELGLNYDVYAFIASLMSAAIVVANILMIWVNRRPISNALRQGKPASECSAVGRFMSRAWAPLVVAYASFAWFELTYDLVLENPSSVPLIAGAYGILVSIIVVYGVINYAIERGFARARMMRRLNELRREKRADAALDEDAPEAADAAQTDDTMSLDEADRQAAMVPRQSLTSFEGLARRVAGILAFVTGAYAFFYIWDTEATLMVESHADKLLDVMVILFIGYVVYHAFRIWIDSKIEAETADQPEAELGDEGSGASSASRLATLLPLFRNFVLIVLIVTIALIVLMEFGINVGPLFAGAGIVGVAVGFGSQALVRDIFAGAFFLFDDAFRKGEYLDVGGVKGTVEKISVRSFQLRHHLGALHTIPFGELQVMTNYSRDWVIMKLPLRVTYDTDVERVRKLIKKLGIALLDDPVIGDNFIQPLKSQGVIEMQDSAMIIRVKFMTKPGDQWLVRKKVYEEIRALFEREGIRFAHREVTVRLADGKVKDLSDEERDAVTAAAQASLEEEAQTGPELGGDDR
- a CDS encoding MBL fold metallo-hydrolase; the protein is MKQSRRQFLTTTAATAGVVTLLPYAAQAAAHGGNMFPMTGGEVKVHPIDHASFVMETPAGVIYCDPVGEVANYSDFATPDLILITHEHGDHYNAETLAGVVGENTQILTNPAVYDMLPEALKAKANALANGEQAMFNEVSIEAIPAYNTTEERKQFHPQGRDNGYIVNLSDFRVYISGDTEATPEMLALENIDLAFVCMNLPFTMDATSAAAAVSTFKPSFVYPYHYRGRDDGTQDPAAFAAMVGEGIEVKMGDWY
- a CDS encoding ABC transporter permease, with translation MSIQPDNRFVDTTPWTDDADLSAPERAEMDASVARLMWRKFRRHKLALVSGLFLAFCYLILPVAGFIAPYTPNERNAEHIYAPPQSINLWHEGSFIGPFVYETTGTADLVNFRWEYDTDTSNPRKIEYFCKGETYHLFALIPSDTHLFCAPDGATVFLWGSDRLGRDVFSRILYGAQLSLTVGLIGITVSFVLGIFFGSLAGYFGGKTDWLVNRAIEILRSLPELPLWLALSAAVPSNWGPVSVFFIISIILGILDWPGLARAVRSKFLSLREEEYVKAAEMMGASPARVIRKHLLPNFMSHLIASATLSIPAMILGETALSFLGLGLRAPAVSWGVMLNDAQNLASIEIYWWTAIPMLPIIVVVLAFNFLGDGLRASLDPYKS
- a CDS encoding ABC transporter permease, which gives rise to MIFLRYAVWRFITMLLTLWVVSLLVFVIINLPPGDYLSNQIAELRATGQAEGVAKAEFLRHEYALDEPIWKQYLIWVGMVPGPQGFAGLIQGNFGWSFEFDRPVGEIVGDALWMTVLVNLAAVLFVYLIALPLGVLAAAKSETWVDYTAGFLGYLGLATPNFLLALILFYYGHKYFDLPIGGLMAPELEGQPMSWEKVRSVLLHLIVPTFVIGTAGAAAMMQRLRANMLDELDKPYVETAKAKGMGPARLLSKYPLRVAFNPFVADIGNLLPAMVSGSVLVSVVLGLQTIGPYLLVALKSQDQFLAAFILMFVALLTLIGTMISDMLLVLLDPRIRYGARSS